Part of the Pseudomonas baltica genome is shown below.
CAATATCTGGAAGGCGGCAAGCGCATCAGTTACGGCGCCCGGGCGCTGGCCAAGGGCGGGCTCAATTCGCTGCCGAAGATGGTCTTCAAGGGCGGCGCACTGATCGGTTGCGACCTGGGCACCATGAACGGTGCCAAGATCAAGGGCAGCCATACCGCGATGAAGTCCGGCATGCTCGCCGCCGAAGCGGTGGCCGATGCGCTGCTGGCCGGGGGTGAAGGCGGTGATGTTCTGACCGCGTACGTCGAGGGCTTCAAGGCCAGCTGGCTGCATGAAGAGCTGTTTGCGAGCCGCAACTTCGGCCCAGCGATGCACAAGTACGGCACCGTGGTCGGCGCGGCATTCAACTACATCGACCAGAACTGGTTCGGCGGCAAGCTGCCTTTCACCTTGCACGATACCAAGCCGGATTATGCCTGCCTCAAGCTCGCCGCCGATTCGCAGAAAATCGCCTACCCCAAGCCCGATGGCAAGCTCAGCTTCGACAAGCTCAGCTCGGTATTCCTCTCCAGCACCAACCACGAAGAGGAACAACCCTGCCACCTCAAGCTCAAGGACCCGAGCATCCCCATCGGCACCAACCTGCCGCTGTACGACGAGCCCGCGCAGCGCTACTGCCCGGCCGGTGTGTACGAGGTGATCACTCAGGAAGACGGCGAGAAGCGCTTCCAGATCAACGCCCAGAACTGCGTGCACTGCAAGACCTGTGACATCAAGGACCCTTCGCAGAACATCACCTGGGTCGCCCCGGAAGGCGCTGGCGGGCCGACCTACCCGAACATGTAACTCCTGCTGTTCAAAAAGCCCTCGCAGCGTCGATGCTGCGGGGGCTTTTTCATGACAGCTGCACCGTTTCCTGGCCCGGATTACGCTCGAAATAGCGCTTGTACTCGCGGCTGAACTGCGAGGTGCTTTGGTACCCGACTCGATGCGCTACCTGCGCCACCCCGAGCCCCTCGGCCGCCAGCAACTGCTGCGCCTTGAGCAAGCGCAGGCGCTTGAGATATTGCAGTGGCGACAGATGCGTGGTGCGCTTGAAGTGCTCGTGAAAGGTCGACGGGCTCATATTGGCAAAACTCGCCAGCGTGGCCACGTCGAGGTTGTCGCTGAAATGCTGGTGCAGATAATTTAACGAAGCGGCCACTCGTGCCATTTGACCCTGTTGCTGCACCAACGCCCGCAACACCCCGCCCTGGCTGCCGCGCAACGCTGCGAACAGTACCTCGCGCAGCCGCGCCGGCCCCATGATCCGCGATTCGAGAGGGTCCTGCAGGCAACGCAGCAAGCGCTCCACGGCCTCGCGCATAGGGGCGTCAAGGACCGCCGAAACCATCGATGCCGGTGTTTGCGCCTGGGCACTCGGGGCGCCCTCTTCACCCATCTCCAGCACCAGCTCGGCGAGCATGGTCCGATCAAAGCGGATATACACCCCCAGCAGGGGTTGCTCCTGACTGGCAAACGTCTCGTACTCGAAGGGCACCGGCAGTGCCTGCACCAGGTAGTGCCCGGCGCCATATTCCAGGGTGCGCCCTTCGAGGTAGGCAATCTTGCTGCCCTGGGCGATGACGATCAGGCTCGGCTCGTAGATCTGCGGACACCGCGCGACCTGGCCATAGGCGCACACCAGCCGCACATCGGGCAGCAACGTAGCGATAAAACCGGAACAGGTGGCCAACGGCCGGATCAACGACACCAGCGTGGCGTTGGCATTGAGGTGACGGGTCAACATAAAGGGCGGCTTACCAGAGGATCAGACATGCCCATGATCGCAGATTTCAGCAAAGTACCAGGCTGAATCGTTTGACTTTCGGAGGAATGGACAAGGGTGCCGGAGGAATCGCCATGGCTCTGCCCCTCGCGCAAAGGGACAATGGGCGGCTAACTCTGCTGCATAGGTATCACCATGTTCACTGCAATCGGCTACGCCGCTCAAACCGCTACCAGCCCACTGGCGCCCATGAACTTCCAGCGTCGTGCACTGCGCGCCGATGATGTCTCGATCGAGATCCTCTACTGCGGCGTTTGCCACTCCGATATCCACCAGGCCCGCAACGAGTGGGGCATCGCCATGTACCCATTGATGCCCGGCCACGAAATCGTTGGCAAAGTCACCGCCGTCGGCGCCAGCGTCAGCGGCTACAAAGTCGGCGACACCGTCGGCGTCGGCTGCATGGTCGACTCCTGCGCCCATTGCGAAGCTTGCAAGGCGGACCTTGAGCAATACTGCTCCGAAGGCCCGACCATGACCTACGCCACCCCGGACCGCGTCGACGGCACCACCACCATGGGCGGCTACTCGAACGCTATCGTGGTAAGCGAACGCTTCGTCGTGCGCATCCCGGCCAAGCTCGACCTGGCCAGCGCCGCGCCGATCCTGTGCGCCGGCATCACCACTTATTCGCCGCTCAAGCACTACGGCGTCAAGGCCGGTGACAAAGTCGGCATCCTCGGCATGGGCGGCCTGGGCCACATGGGCATCAAGTTCGCCAAAGCCATGGGCGCTGAAGTCACCCTGTTCACGCGCTCCGCAGCCAAGGCCGAAGAAGCACGTCGCCAGGGCGCCGATCACGTCATCGTCTCCACCGACGCGGCGCAGATGGCGGCCGCTGCCGAACGCTTCGACTTCCTGCTCGACACCATTCCGGTACAGCACGACCTCAACCCCTACCTGGATACCTTGCGCTTCGACGGCGTGCACATCCTCGTGGGCCTGATCGAGCCGATCGACCCTGCAGTGCATGCAGGCAAGCTGGTGATGAAGCGCCGCGTGCTGGCTGGCTCGTTGATCGGCGGCATCGCCGAGACTCAGGAAGTGCTGGATTTCTGCGCCGAGCACGGCATCACCTGCGATATCGAAATGCTCGATATCCGCCAGATCAACGAAGCATTCGAGCGCATGATCCAGGGGGATGTGAAGTATCGTTTCGTGATCGATATGGCGACGCTGAAGGGTTAAGACTGCAACCCACATGTAGCGAGGGGGTACGCCCCCGATTGCAGTTTTACCATCACCCTCGTGGTATCTGGCAAACCGCTCTCGGGGCGAGCCCCGCTCGCTACAGTTGAATCAGCCGCCCAACTCGGCACTGATACTGCGCGCCGCCTTTTGCACGAGCGGCGTCAACTCGCGCATCTTCTCCAGCGGCATATAGGGCACCGTGCCTGCCACACTGATGGCCGCGATGATCTGCCCACCGACCTCGCGAATCGGCGCGGCGACGCAGCGAATCGACGGTTCGTTGTCTTCCAGATCGAAGGCATAACCCCCTGCCACATAAGTCTGCATCCTTTCCAGCACCTGCGCCCAGGTCTGCTCGACATGATTGGGCCGGCCACTGTGCACCGCCCCCATGGGTAGGCTGCTCAGGTACAAGCGCTGCCATTCCTGCTCGGTACTGTCGAGCAACAACGCCTTGCCGATCCCGGTGCGTGCCAGTGGCATGCGATGACCAACCCGTGAGCGCATTTCCGGCCCATTGCGACCAGGATTCTTGTGCAGATACAGCACTTCATCGCCATCGCGAACCGCCAGGTGCACGGTATCGCCGGTCAGTTGCGACAACTCGTCCAGATACCCGGTCGCCAACGCCACCAATGGCACTTCCTCGCGTGCCTGATAACCCAGCTCGATCAGCCGTGGCCCCAGCAGATAGCCCACTTGCGGCAACACCCGCAGGTAACGCTCCTCCACCAGGCAACTGGCCAGCCGGTGCGTGGTACTGCGTGTGGTGCCGATCTGCTGGGCGATCGCCTTCAGATCGCGTGCACCTGCCGCCACCGCCTGCACCACTGCGAGGCCGCGCAACAGGGTTTGGGTCCCGGTCGGCGGTGTGTCTTTGCCAAGTCTGGATGCATCATCCTGCATGAAAACGCCTTGTCTGATCCGATGAAAAAGCCCGCTCATTATGGGCATCCAGCCCCCGCAGCACCAGCTGGATCAAGGATGCGGCTCAGGTTCGCCTTCGAGCACGATCCGTTCGACCTTGCCCACCAGGAGGATGTACGACAGCGCCCCCACCAAGGCCGTCACGGCAATATAGGTAATGGCCGGCGCAAAGGAATCGCCCGTGGCCAGGAAACCGATGACGATGGGCGTGCTGATCGCCGACAGATTGCCGATGAAGTTGAACATACCCCCGGTCAGCCCCAGCAGACGCGCTGGTGCCAGGGTCGAGACCAGCGACCAGGTGATCGATGCCAGGCCGTTGCCGAAGAATGCCAGCGCCAGGCAGGCAATCACCAGCGGCGTGGAATCGACGAAATTGGCCCCGATAATGGCCGTCGAAATCAGCAGGCCGCCAATGATCGGCAGCTTGCGCGCCAGACCGATGCTGGCGCCGCGACGGATCAACCAATCGGAGAAGAATCCTGAGCAGAGCACGCCGACAAAGGCGGCGAGAAACGGCACGGACGCCAGCAAGCCGGACTTGATGAAGTCCATGCCCCGGTATTTCACCAAGTAGGTGGGAAACCACGTCAGGAAAAACCACAGCGTCGAGTTGAGGCAATACTGGCCCAGGTAAATGCCCCACAATTTGCGCTGCGACAGCACAATGCCCAAGTCACGCCAGCTGAATGCAGCCTTGGTCCGCGCCGCTTTGGCTTGCATGTCCACCAGCCCGCCACCGTCCTGGATCAGCGCTACCTCGGCGTCGTTGACGCCACGAAAATCCCGCGGCTCGCGGTACAGGCAGTACCACACCCCGGCCCAGACCACGCCCAGTACGCCAGTGCTGACGAACACCATGTGCCAGCCGAAGGTCTGCTGCAGCCAGGCCAGCACAGGGGTCAGGAACGCCAGCCCGACGAATTGCCCGGAGGTGTAGAAACCAATGGCCGTCGCGCGCTCGCGCTCAGGAAACCAGGTGGTGACCACGCGGCTGTTGATCGGATAAGCCGGGGCTTCCAGCGCCCCGACCGCCAGGCGCAGTACGAACAGCGCGACGAAGCTACCTGCAAAACCGAGCATCACCGTGGCCAAAGACCACAACGCCAGCGCCAGGCTGTAGAGGATCCGTGGCGGCACCCGATCCACCAGCCAGCCCCCGGGGATCTGCATGGCTGCGTAGGTCCAGCCGAAGGCCGAAAACACCAGGCCCACGTGAACTGGATCGATGCCCAGCTCACGGGTGAGCGCGGGGGCGGCGATGGACAGATTGCTGCGGTCCAGGTAGTTGATCACCACGGTAATGAACAGCAGCACCATGATGAAAAAGCGCTTGCGACTGGGCGTAGCCAACGTCGCCGCCGAGGCCGAAGCGGCCAGGGTTCGAGTCTGCATCGCACATACCTCTTGTTGTCTTTGTTGGAGGTGGATGTGTTTTACCGCGACCATGGTGTTGCCTGCACCGGCCTCTTCGCCGGCTCAGACACAACCATTGATGTGATACGGCGTTTTACCACTCGGCAAAACTGCCATCAGCATGACGCCAGATCGGGTTGCGCCAGCGGTGGCCGATGGCGGCGCGCTCCTTCACGTATTCCTCATTGATCTCGATGCCCAGACCCGGGCCGTTGGGAATCTTCACCATGCCATTGTCGTAATCGAACACCTCGGGATGCGTCACGTAATCGAGCAGGTCGTTGCTTTCGTTGTAGTGGATGCCCAGGCTCTGCTCCTGGATGAAGGCGTTGTAGCAGACCGCATCGAGCTGCAGGCAGGCGGCCAACGCGATCGGCCCCAATGGACAATGCAAGGCCAGCGCGACGTCGTAGGCTTCGGCCATGTTGGCGATCTTGCGGGTTTCGGTGATGCCGCCGGCATGAGAAGCATCTGGCTGGATGATATCGACGTAACCCTCGCTCAATACGCGCTTGAAGTCCCAGCGGGAAAACAACCGCTCGCCCAGAGCAATCGGAGTGTTGGTCAGCGGAGCCAATTCCTTGAGCGCCTCGTAGTTCTCGCTGAGCACCGGCTCCTCGATGAACATCAGCTTGTAGGGGTCGAGCTCCTTCATCAGCACCTTGGCCATGGGCTTGTGCACGCGACCATGAAAGTCGACGCCGATGCCCACATTCGGCCCCACTGCGTCGCGCACGGCCGCGACGTTGGCCAGGGCCAGGTCGACCTTGTCGAAGGTGTCGAGAAACTGCAGTTCTTCGGTGCCATTCATCTTCACCGCCGTGAAGCCCCGACCTACCGCTTCTTTTGCCGCGCGGGCGGTGTCGGCCGGGCGATCGCCACCAATCCAGGAATACACGCGAATGCGATCGCGCACCTGCCCGCCCAGCAGATCGCTGACCGACACGCCCAGGGCTTTGCCCTTGATATCCCACAGGGCCTGGTCGATACCTGCCAGGGCGCTCATGTGAATGGCGCCGCCGCGGTAGAAGCCGCCGCGATAGAGCACGGTCCAGATGTCTTCGATATTGCGTGGGTCCTTGCCGACCAGGTAATCGGACAACTCGTCGACGGCGGCCGCCACGGTGTGCGCACGCCCCTCGACCACAGGCTCGCCCCAGCCGCTGACGCCTTCGTCGGTCTCGACCTTGAGGAACAGCCAGCGCGGAGGAACGATATAGGTGGTGAGCTTGGTGATTTTCATCGTTTATTTCTCTTGTCGATGTTCGAATTAGGGGTATTTCAGTGGTGCAGGGCGTTCCAGGCGGCCACGTAGGCCTGGGCCCGCTCGCCAACTTCGGCGACACTCATGCCCGGCTTGTACAGCCCGGAGCCCAGGCCGAAGCCTGCGACACCGGCGGCTACAAACGCACCCATGTTGTCCGGGGTGATGCCGCCCACCGGCACCAGCCGCGTACCCTTGGGCAGCACTGCCAGCAACGCCTTGACCACCGCTGGCGTCAGCGCCTCGGCCGGGAACAACTTGAGCACATCGGCGCCGGCTGCCAGCGCCGCAAAGGCTTCGGTGGGGGTTGCCACGCCGGGCGCCAGATACAGGCCTTGAGCCTTGGCGGCCTGCAACACGGCAGGATCGCTATGGGGCATGACGATCAACTGCCCCCCTGCTGCCTTGACCTCGGCCACCTGGACCGGGCTCAGCACGGTGCCGGCACCGATCAGGCAATCGGCAGGCAAGTGCTCACGCAGCAGGCTGATGCTTTGCAACGGCTGCGGCGAATTGAGCGGTACCTCGATGATGCGCAGCCCGGCGCTGTACAGCACCTTGCCCATGGCTACGGCCTCGCTGGGTTGCAGACCACGCAGAATGGCGATCAAACCGTTGCTGGCCAGGGCTTGAGCCAGGAGATCGCGCGTATGAATGTCAGGCATGTCGAAGATCCTTGAACGAAGAAGTTACCAGCCCGGCCGCGCAGGCCAGGCTCCATAAACCGCGCTCGGTGGCTTGCGGCGCCTGGCTCACGGCACTGAAGCCGACATCGGCCAAGGCCCGCTGGTAGCGCTGGCACAAGGCATCGCTGCCAATCAGCACCACCTCGGGCAATTGCGCACCTGCGGATTGACGACGCTGGGCCTGGGCCACAGCGCGCAGCTCGTGGCCGATCATCAAACCGGACAGGTAATCGCCCTGCTCGGCGCCCGACAGCTGCCCGGTAAGGCCCAGCGTGCGGGCACTGAACAGATTCGAGAGGACACCGAGATCACCGGCGTCCGACAGCGCCACCTGGACGCCGCAATCGAATGCCTGCAGGTCGAAGTGCTCGCTGCGCTGTTGGGTGCGACCGAGGATCGAGTGAGCACACAGCAGCCCATAGACCTCACCGGTCATGAAGGTATCGAAGTGCTCGATGCGACCCTCGATCACCTGCACCCATTTCGAATGGGTGCCAGGCAGGCCGATGAGCAAGGGCGCATCGAGGCGCTCGGCAGGCAGATCCTCGAGTACCCCGAGCACTTGAGTTTCTTCACCGCGCATGACGTTGGGCAACCGCGACCGCTGGATCACCCCGGGCACCAGATGGACATCGACGCCGCGCCGGCTGCGCAGCCGCTGTAACTGGCTACCGAGTCCGGATACCTGGGTGGGCGTCGGGCAGTAAGGGACTTCCTGCCAGCCTTGGGCACTGCCGACCATGCCACAGGCGATCACGGCAATGCCTGGTTGGGCATCGAGCCAATCGCCACAGGCTTCGTCGAAGGCCAGTTCAAAACGGTCTTCACACAGCTGACCGTGGATGATACGAGGCATATCGGGCAGCGCCATGATCCCGTAGGACAGGCCGCGCTGGTCGAGCACCGCACCGGCCGCGCCAAGTTTGTAAGCTCGCAAGGAAGTCGTTCCCCAATCGAGCGCGATCAATTGCGCCTGCATCGCTTCACCTGAGTTGTTATTGACAGTGAGGTCGTGGAGTCACTGGCAACGACTATAACGCCGACCCGGCAAATATCTCAATATATAAATACACATCCCATATTTAGGGATTTTTAAGAGATGCAAAAAAGGCCCTCGAGAGGGCCTTTGTGCAGGGAAGGAACGCGCAGCTCAAGGATGCTCAGTCGCCACTGCCGTCGCCGGCTTGCCCGGCGAAGGTGCAAAACGCAGCGCGGTCAACGCACCGACCGTGCCCATGACCAGGCAATAGCCGACACACACCCACGGGCTCCAGGGCACCAGCGCGATCAGCAACAGCGGCGTGGTACTGGCCCAGGCGGCGTAGGCGATGTTGTAGGTGAATGAGATACCTGAGACGCGGATATCGGCCGGGAACAATCCGACCATCACCGACGGCACCACCCCGACCACGCCGCATCCCAGCCCCGCCAAGGCGTAGGCCACTCCCGGCCAGGACCAGCCACCGATCAGGCTGGCATACAGCCCGGCCACTCCGATCGGCAACAGCAGGCTGTAGACCAGCAGCGCCCGCCATGCGCCGATGCGATCGACCAACAGGCCTGCCAGCACGCAGCCGATATTGAGGAATACGATGCCCAGGCTGCTGAGGGCGAACGTGTGGCTGGCCGTCATGCCGAAACGTTGCTGCATCAAGGTTGGCGTAATCACCACCAGCACCACCACGGCGGACGTCAGCACACAGGTGAGGATGACCGCCGGCCACATTGCCTTGCGGTGCTCGCGCAGTACAGTGCGCAGCGGCAATTCCTGGCGTTGCATATTACGCTCGCGCAGTGCCAGGAATACCGGCGTTTCGCTCAGCCAGCGTCGCAACCACACGCCGATCACGCCAAACACACCACCCAGCAGAAACGGCAGGCGCCAGGCGTAAGCAAGAATCTCTTGCGGGGAAAACAACTGCGCCAGCGCCGTGGCGGTCAGTGCGCCGATCAGATAGCCGAACGTCAGCCCCGCCTGCAGGAAACCCAAGGCATAGCCACGACGCCCGGCCGGGGCGTGCTCGGCCACGAACACCCAGGCGCTCGGCACCTCGCCGCCCACTGCGGCGCCTTGCAGGATGCGCAGAGCCAGCAGGATGAGCGGAGCGGCGTAGCCGATCTCGGCGTAGGTGGGCATCACGCCGATCAACAAGCATGGCAGGGCCATCATCAGGATGCTCAGGCTGAAGACCTTCTTGCGCCCCATGCGATCAGCGAAGTGCGCCATGAGAATGCCGCCCAAGGGCCTGGCCAGATAGCCGGTGACGAAAATACCGAAGCTTTGCAGCAGGCGCAGCCACTGGGGCATCTCAGGCGGGAAAAACAGCTGGCTGAGGGTAAGGGCGAAGAACACGAAAATGATGAAATCGTAGATCTCCAACGCGCCGCCCAAGGCGGCCAGACCTAAAGTCTTGTGGTCGCTGCGGGACAAGCGCAGCGGTGGGGCTAGAGGCTTGGCAGACATGCAATCATCCTTCGATGAAATTGGCGGCGCTCGCGTGGCACCGTCCGAAAGCGCGCAGGATAACAAAAACCGTCGGCGGCAGTTCGCGCGGCCGGCTCCGCGCACCAAAGTCGGCCTGTTTGTCACGGAGTTTGGCGGTTATACGACCAGCACTGATATTTCGATCATAATACTATTGCAGCACCCTCCTCGACTCGAACAAGGAATCGCCCCGATGCAGACCCTTTCTCTGGAAGAAGTGCTTGCCCAATGGAAAGCCCAGGAAGCGGCCATACGCGCGACCCTGGGTGAACCAGGCGCCCTGAGCATGGCGCAGGTCAGCGCCCTGGAACCGAAAGAGTTCTTCGAAGGCATCGCCCGCGGCGAACTGCCTTGCCCGCCCATTGGCGTGTTGCTTGATTTCGTGCCCATCGAATGGTCACCTGGCACCTTCACCTTTCAGGGCACCCCGGATGCCAGGCATTACAATCCTCTAGGGGCGGTACATGGCGGGTATGCCGCAACCCTGTTGGATTCGTGCATGGGTTGTGCGATTCATACCCGCCTGCAAAAGGGCCAGGGCTATACCACCCTGGACCTGCGCATCAGTTATGTTCGCGGCATGAACGAGGCCACCGGCCCGGTTCGCGCTGAAGGCAAGGTGGTGCACGTCGGCCGCTCCACGGCCCTCGCCGAGGGCCGCATCGTCGACGCCAATGGCCGTCTTTACGCTACCGGCACCACCACCTGCATGCTGTTCGGCAAGGCCGACTGAGGACACGCTCAAGCCTCAAAGGGCGGCAACGGCTTGTGCATCGGCCGCAACGGCACGCTCGCCACCCGCAACGCCTGGCCGTTTTCACGATAGCCCAGGCGCTGATAGAAACCCTGGCCGGTGAGCGTGCTGTAGATCAGCACCCGCGCCTGGCCGATGCGGGCCAGATGCCGCTCCAGAGACTTCATCAGGCTCTGCCCGACACCACGACGGAAAAACTCCGGCAACACGTAACAAAGGCTCACCTCGCCCGTGTTGCGCACCATGCCGACGCCGACCGGCTTGCCCTGCAGCCAGGCGACCTCGACCTGGGCGGTGCTGTCCGATAACCACGCGCTCACCTGCTCGGCCGAATGGCGGCGCAGCCAGGCATTGACCAACAACGGGTTGTTACGATGATCGAGAGCGCAGCCGGCTCGGAACGAGCGGATGAGAATTCGACTGACAAGGCTGGCATCACTGGCCTTGGCGGGACGGACTTGGGGGTAGATATCCATATCATGACTCCTGCTCCAGAGTGGTAAGGCCCCGAAAGGGCCAGCGTCAACATACGCTCCACCTGGGCAACGAGCGACCCTCGCAGCGTTACAAATCGTGTGTGTGCGAACGCGTTCTTGCCGCAGCGCCCTGAGCCAGGGTCGAAGGTCCATCATACTCAGGGCTGATCGACGCATTCGTGCGCAGTGGCAGCCGCAACAGCACGCGCAGGCCACCCTTGCGATTGTCGAAGTCCAGTTGACCCGCGCAGCGCTGGACAATCGCGTGGACGATGGCCAGGCCCAAGCCGCAGCCTGCTTGCGGCCCGCTGCGCCAGAAGCGTTGGGTGAGTTGCTGCAGGTCGGCGGGCGCAATGCCCGGCCCCTGATCCTCGACCTCGAACAGTGCCTGCCCGGCATCGGCGCGCAGGCGCAACACCACCGCAGTGGTGACCGGGCTGTGCCGCAGGGCGTTGTCGAGCAGATTGCGCAAGGCCGCGATAGCGAGTGCCGAGGGCATCTCCAGGCAGGCGCCGGACAGACGCTGCGGTATCTGCAGATCGATACGTTCGCGGTCGCCATGGCTGGCATCCTCGATGGCCAGTCGCGCGACCTGTTCAGCCGTGCACTGCACGCCGTCATCGAACGACAGGCTGCCCTCCACCCGCGCCAGCAGCAGCAATTGCTCCAGCGTACGGTGCAAGCGATCGGCGCCCAGCTCGGCGTTTTCCAGCGCTTGCTCACGCACACTGCCGTCAGTCATGCGCGCCACTTGCAGATGGGTCTTGACCGCCGTCAGCGGGCTGCGCAGCTCATGGGCGGCGTCACCGGTCAGCCGCCGTTCACGCTCCAAGGTGCGGGCAATGCGCAAAAACAACGCATTCTGGGTCGCCTGCAACGGCTGCAGCTCGCTGGGCAGGCGGTCTATCTGCAAGGGTTCGAGGGAGTCCGGGCTGCGTCGGGTCAGGGCATCACGCATGCGGTGCAGCGGCGCGAGGCCTTGGCGCACCCCCAGCCACAGCACCCCGAGGCTGCCCAGCAGCGCCATCAGCACAGGTGCCGACGCCGCCATCAGCATTGAGGTGTTCAGTGCTTCACGCTCCTGCTGGCGGTCGGCGGTGGTGATGCGCACGTTGTCACGGGCGAGGGTAAAACTGCGCCAATGCGCTCCATCGATGACTTGATCGTGGAAGCCGCTCTTTTGATCATCCAGCATCTGCTCGACACTGCTGTGGCTGCGGGCCAGAATCTCGCCGCGCAAAGAACTGACCTGGCACGCCATGCCGTCGGGAATGCTCAGCTGATCGGCACTGAAATGCGTGCCGCTGCCCTGGGTCGACAGCGGCGCGGGCAGCTGATCGACCAGACCGGCGACCATGCGCGCCGAAGCCACCAGGCGCTGATCGAGGGAAAACATCATCTGATTGCGCAGATCGCGAAACATCCAGGCGGCCGCCAGTGCCCAGATCAGGATGAAGGCACCGCCCAGAATCAGGCTCAGGCGCAGACGCAGGCTCATGCGCCCTCCTGCGTCGGTATTTTCGCGGGCCCCAGACGGTAGCCGAGGCCGCGCACCGTCTCGACGATGCCGTTGCCCAATTTGCGCCGCAGGTGGTGGATATGCACATTGAGGGCGTTGCTTTCGACCTCGTCGCTGAAGCCGTAGACGCTGTCCTTGAGTTGATCACCCGAAAGGACTCGGCCGCGGTTGTGCAACAGCGCCTGCAGCAAGGCTTGCTCGCGCCGCGACAGGTCCACCGCCACCTCGCCCAGCCAGGCCTCGCGGCTGCTGGGGTCGTACCGCAGC
Proteins encoded:
- a CDS encoding PaaI family thioesterase is translated as MQTLSLEEVLAQWKAQEAAIRATLGEPGALSMAQVSALEPKEFFEGIARGELPCPPIGVLLDFVPIEWSPGTFTFQGTPDARHYNPLGAVHGGYAATLLDSCMGCAIHTRLQKGQGYTTLDLRISYVRGMNEATGPVRAEGKVVHVGRSTALAEGRIVDANGRLYATGTTTCMLFGKAD
- a CDS encoding GNAT family N-acetyltransferase is translated as MDIYPQVRPAKASDASLVSRILIRSFRAGCALDHRNNPLLVNAWLRRHSAEQVSAWLSDSTAQVEVAWLQGKPVGVGMVRNTGEVSLCYVLPEFFRRGVGQSLMKSLERHLARIGQARVLIYSTLTGQGFYQRLGYRENGQALRVASVPLRPMHKPLPPFEA